A genome region from Labrus mixtus chromosome 9, fLabMix1.1, whole genome shotgun sequence includes the following:
- the picalmb gene encoding phosphatidylinositol binding clathrin assembly protein b isoform X6 has product MSGQSITDRITAAQHSVTGSAVSKTVCKATTHEVMGPKKKHLDYLIHCTNEMNVNIPQLADSLFERTTNTSWVVVFKSLITTHHLMVYGNERFVQYLASRNTLFNLSNFLDKSGLQGYDMSTFIRRYSRYLNEKAVSYRQVAFDFTKVKRGVDGVMRTMNTEKLLKTIPIIQNQMDALLDFNVNANELTNGVINAAFMLLFKDSIRLFAAYNEGIINLLEKYFDMKKTQCKEGLDIYKKFLTRMTRISEFLKVAEQVGIDRGDIPDLSQFTVCAPSSLLEALEQHLASLEGKKVKDSTAASRASTLSNAVSSLASTGMSFTKVDEREKQAALEEEQARLKALKEQRLKELSKRPSFATTDTSPISTTGGTISTAPAIDLFSTPSCSNGAVKIESDLFDLQSTFQPSMQSGSTGLPVATAWADPFTSAEAGDDSMPNLNPFLSKLVVDATHLPVVSSDGVSFPSRTSGHEMFGDRYNPFTDTNSSVSTNYKRTVRIEHSISDSFCGPVSIAQHLPHQAPYPTEPSTVAGLFRGYSTPQGPPQQSAGGLQVDFESVFGAKATGSNSLNSDDIAGSILKPTLAGSNLQPGQLPDKLVSDDLDSSLANLVGNLGIGNGTMKNDIHWSQPGEKRMTGGTNWQPKAAPSTTWNPVSMPPSIMAFPATTPTGMMGYGMPPQMGSMGMMNPPTMMYSQPVMRPPNPFGSVSSAQVGAPQSDCSTTLLHNEMQFM; this is encoded by the exons ATGTCGGGCCAGAGCATTACGGACCGGATCACCGCAGCCCAGCACAGTGTAACGGGATCCGCCGTGTCGAAAACAGTGTGCAAGGCCACCACACACGAAGTCATGGGCccgaaaaagaaacatttggaCT ATTTAATCCACTGTACCAACGAGATGAACGTCAACATTCCCCAACTGGCCGACTCGCTGTTTGAGCGGACGACCAACACCAGCTGGGTGGTTGTGTTTAAGTCTCTCATCACGACACACCACCTCATGGTCTACGGCAACGAG cgTTTTGTTCAGTACTTGGCTTCAAGGAATACACTTTTCAACCTCAGTAATTTTTTGGACAAAAGTGGGCTACAAG GTTACGACATGTCCACGTTTATCAGGAGATACAGTCGATACCTGAATGAGAAAGCTGTTTCATACAGACAGGTGGCTTTTGACTTCACAAAAGTTAAACGAGG CGTGGACGGCGTAATGAGGACCATGAATACAGAGAAGCTGCTGAAGACCATCCCCATCATTCAGAACCAGATGGACGCCCTCCTCGATTTCAAT GTCAATGCCAACGAGCTGACTAATGGAGTCATCAATGCAGCCTTCATGCTCCTCTTCAAAGACTCCATCAGGCTGTTTGCTGCTTATAATGAAGGCATTATTAACCTGCTCG AGAAATACTTTGACATGAAGAAGACTCAGTGTAAAGAAGGTTTGGACATTTATAAGAAGTTTCTCACCCGAATGACTCGGATATCGGAGTTCCTCAAAGTAGCAGAA CAAGTGGGCATCGATCGAGGAGACATTCCAGACCTTTCTCAG TTCACAGTTTGT GCTCCCAGCAGCCTTCTGGAAGCTCTGGAGCAGCACTTGGCCTCTTTAGAGGGCAAGAAGGTCAAAGACTCCACCGCAGCCAGCAG ggcCAGCACTCTGTCAAATGCCGTGTCATCGCTGGCCAGCACGGGGATGTCCTTCACTAAAGTAGACGAGCGGGAGAAGCAGGCAGCTCTGGAAGAGGAGCAGGCTCGACTCAAAGCGCTGAAG GAACAGAGGCTCAAGGAACTCTCTAAGAGGCCCTCCTTCGCCACCACCGACACATCACCAATCTCCACCACCGGGGGCACCATCAGCACAGCACCAGCCATCGACCTCTTCTCCACACCCAGCTGCTCTAACGG GGCAGTGAAGATTGAGAGCGACCTCTTTGACCTGCAGTCGACTTTCCAGCCCTCCATGCAGTCAGGCTCGACAGGGCTTCCAGTGGCAACAGCATGGGCAG ATCCTTTCACCTCTGCTGAAGCTGGAGACGATTCCATGCCAAACCTTAACCCTTTCCTCTCAAAACTCGTTGTCGATGCCACTCACTTACCTGTCGTGTCTTCAGACGGTGTTAGCTTTCCCTCTAGGACATCTGGTCATGAAATGTTTGGTG ATCGTTACAATCCCTTTACTGACACAAACTCATCAGTATCAACCAATTACAAACGCACAGTGCGGATAGAACACTCCATCTCAG ACTCCTTCTGTGGTCCAGTGTCCATTGCCCAGCACCTCCCACACCAGGCTCCTTACCCCACTGAGCCCTCTACTGTAGCAGGTCTATTCAGAG GATACTCAACGCCACAGGGCCCTCCTCAGCAGTCTGCAGGGGGACTCCAGGTGGACTTTGAGTCTGTTTTTGGAGCCAAAGCCACAGGCAGCAACAGCCTCAATTCTGATG ATATAGCTGGGAGTATCTTAAAACCTACTCTAGCCGGCTCCAACCTGCAGCCTGGCCAGCTTCCAGACAAGCTGGTTTCAGATGACCTTGACTCTTCCCTGGCTAACCTTGTCGGCA ACCTGGGTATCGGGAATGGCACGATGAAGAA TGACATCCACTGGAGCCAGCCAGGGGAGAAAAGGATGACTGGTGGCACCAACTGGCAGCCCAAAGCGGCCCCATCCACGACCTGGAACCCCGTATCCATG CCTCCTTCAATCATGGCCTTCCCTGCCACCACACCCACAGGCATGATGGGATACGGCATG CCTCCACAAATGGGCTCTATGGGGATGATGAATCCGCCCACCATGATGTACTCGCAGCCTGTGATGAGGCCACCCAACCCTTTCGGCTCTGTGTCGAGCGCTCAGGTGGGTGCACCGCAGTCTGACTGCTCCACCACGCTGCTGCACAATGAA ATGCAGTTCATGTAA
- the picalmb gene encoding phosphatidylinositol binding clathrin assembly protein b isoform X8: protein MSGQSITDRITAAQHSVTGSAVSKTVCKATTHEVMGPKKKHLDYLIHCTNEMNVNIPQLADSLFERTTNTSWVVVFKSLITTHHLMVYGNERFVQYLASRNTLFNLSNFLDKSGLQGYDMSTFIRRYSRYLNEKAVSYRQVAFDFTKVKRGVDGVMRTMNTEKLLKTIPIIQNQMDALLDFNVNANELTNGVINAAFMLLFKDSIRLFAAYNEGIINLLEKYFDMKKTQCKEGLDIYKKFLTRMTRISEFLKVAEQVGIDRGDIPDLSQFTVCAPSSLLEALEQHLASLEGKKVKDSTAASRASTLSNAVSSLASTGMSFTKVDEREKQAALEEEQARLKALKEQRLKELSKRPSFATTDTSPISTTGGTISTAPAIDLFSTPSCSNGAVKIESDLFDLQSTFQPSMQSGSTGLPVATAWADPFTSAEAGDDSMPNLNPFLSKLVVDATHLPVVSSDGVSFPSRTSGHEMFGDRYNPFTDTNSSVSTNYKRTVRIEHSISDSFCGPVSIAQHLPHQAPYPTEPSTVAGLFRGYSTPQGPPQQSAGGLQVDFESVFGAKATGSNSLNSDDLGIGNGTMKNDIHWSQPGEKRMTGGTNWQPKAAPSTTWNPVSMPPSIMAFPATTPTGMMGYGMPPQMGSMGMMNPPTMMYSQPVMRPPNPFGSVSSAQVGAPQSDCSTTLLHNEPSAASSPSSQSPLRAPGQDPFAHLSLKDFL from the exons ATGTCGGGCCAGAGCATTACGGACCGGATCACCGCAGCCCAGCACAGTGTAACGGGATCCGCCGTGTCGAAAACAGTGTGCAAGGCCACCACACACGAAGTCATGGGCccgaaaaagaaacatttggaCT ATTTAATCCACTGTACCAACGAGATGAACGTCAACATTCCCCAACTGGCCGACTCGCTGTTTGAGCGGACGACCAACACCAGCTGGGTGGTTGTGTTTAAGTCTCTCATCACGACACACCACCTCATGGTCTACGGCAACGAG cgTTTTGTTCAGTACTTGGCTTCAAGGAATACACTTTTCAACCTCAGTAATTTTTTGGACAAAAGTGGGCTACAAG GTTACGACATGTCCACGTTTATCAGGAGATACAGTCGATACCTGAATGAGAAAGCTGTTTCATACAGACAGGTGGCTTTTGACTTCACAAAAGTTAAACGAGG CGTGGACGGCGTAATGAGGACCATGAATACAGAGAAGCTGCTGAAGACCATCCCCATCATTCAGAACCAGATGGACGCCCTCCTCGATTTCAAT GTCAATGCCAACGAGCTGACTAATGGAGTCATCAATGCAGCCTTCATGCTCCTCTTCAAAGACTCCATCAGGCTGTTTGCTGCTTATAATGAAGGCATTATTAACCTGCTCG AGAAATACTTTGACATGAAGAAGACTCAGTGTAAAGAAGGTTTGGACATTTATAAGAAGTTTCTCACCCGAATGACTCGGATATCGGAGTTCCTCAAAGTAGCAGAA CAAGTGGGCATCGATCGAGGAGACATTCCAGACCTTTCTCAG TTCACAGTTTGT GCTCCCAGCAGCCTTCTGGAAGCTCTGGAGCAGCACTTGGCCTCTTTAGAGGGCAAGAAGGTCAAAGACTCCACCGCAGCCAGCAG ggcCAGCACTCTGTCAAATGCCGTGTCATCGCTGGCCAGCACGGGGATGTCCTTCACTAAAGTAGACGAGCGGGAGAAGCAGGCAGCTCTGGAAGAGGAGCAGGCTCGACTCAAAGCGCTGAAG GAACAGAGGCTCAAGGAACTCTCTAAGAGGCCCTCCTTCGCCACCACCGACACATCACCAATCTCCACCACCGGGGGCACCATCAGCACAGCACCAGCCATCGACCTCTTCTCCACACCCAGCTGCTCTAACGG GGCAGTGAAGATTGAGAGCGACCTCTTTGACCTGCAGTCGACTTTCCAGCCCTCCATGCAGTCAGGCTCGACAGGGCTTCCAGTGGCAACAGCATGGGCAG ATCCTTTCACCTCTGCTGAAGCTGGAGACGATTCCATGCCAAACCTTAACCCTTTCCTCTCAAAACTCGTTGTCGATGCCACTCACTTACCTGTCGTGTCTTCAGACGGTGTTAGCTTTCCCTCTAGGACATCTGGTCATGAAATGTTTGGTG ATCGTTACAATCCCTTTACTGACACAAACTCATCAGTATCAACCAATTACAAACGCACAGTGCGGATAGAACACTCCATCTCAG ACTCCTTCTGTGGTCCAGTGTCCATTGCCCAGCACCTCCCACACCAGGCTCCTTACCCCACTGAGCCCTCTACTGTAGCAGGTCTATTCAGAG GATACTCAACGCCACAGGGCCCTCCTCAGCAGTCTGCAGGGGGACTCCAGGTGGACTTTGAGTCTGTTTTTGGAGCCAAAGCCACAGGCAGCAACAGCCTCAATTCTGATG ACCTGGGTATCGGGAATGGCACGATGAAGAA TGACATCCACTGGAGCCAGCCAGGGGAGAAAAGGATGACTGGTGGCACCAACTGGCAGCCCAAAGCGGCCCCATCCACGACCTGGAACCCCGTATCCATG CCTCCTTCAATCATGGCCTTCCCTGCCACCACACCCACAGGCATGATGGGATACGGCATG CCTCCACAAATGGGCTCTATGGGGATGATGAATCCGCCCACCATGATGTACTCGCAGCCTGTGATGAGGCCACCCAACCCTTTCGGCTCTGTGTCGAGCGCTCAGGTGGGTGCACCGCAGTCTGACTGCTCCACCACGCTGCTGCACAATGAA CCCTCCGCAGCCTCTAGTCCTTCCAGCCAGAGTCCTCTCCGAGCCCCTGGACAGGACCCGTTTGCACACCTCTCTCTCAAGGATTTCTTGTAG
- the picalmb gene encoding phosphatidylinositol binding clathrin assembly protein b isoform X9 → MSGQSITDRITAAQHSVTGSAVSKTVCKATTHEVMGPKKKHLDYLIHCTNEMNVNIPQLADSLFERTTNTSWVVVFKSLITTHHLMVYGNERFVQYLASRNTLFNLSNFLDKSGLQGYDMSTFIRRYSRYLNEKAVSYRQVAFDFTKVKRGVDGVMRTMNTEKLLKTIPIIQNQMDALLDFNVNANELTNGVINAAFMLLFKDSIRLFAAYNEGIINLLEKYFDMKKTQCKEGLDIYKKFLTRMTRISEFLKVAEQVGIDRGDIPDLSQFTVCAPSSLLEALEQHLASLEGKKVKDSTAASRASTLSNAVSSLASTGMSFTKVDEREKQAALEEEQARLKALKEQRLKELSKRPSFATTDTSPISTTGGTISTAPAIDLFSTPSCSNGAVKIESDLFDLQSTFQPSMQSGSTGLPVATAWADPFTSAEAGDDSMPNLNPFLSKLVVDATHLPVVSSDGVSFPSRTSGHEMFGDRYNPFTDTNSSVSTNYKRTVRIEHSISDSFCGPVSIAQHLPHQAPYPTEPSTVAGLFRGYSTPQGPPQQSAGGLQVDFESVFGAKATGSNSLNSDDIAGSILKPTLAGSNLQPGQLPDKLVSDDLDSSLANLVGNLGIGNGTMKNDIHWSQPGEKRMTGGTNWQPKAAPSTTWNPVSMPPSIMAFPATTPTGMMGYGMPPQMGSMGMMNPPTMMYSQPVMRPPNPFGSVSSAQMQFM, encoded by the exons ATGTCGGGCCAGAGCATTACGGACCGGATCACCGCAGCCCAGCACAGTGTAACGGGATCCGCCGTGTCGAAAACAGTGTGCAAGGCCACCACACACGAAGTCATGGGCccgaaaaagaaacatttggaCT ATTTAATCCACTGTACCAACGAGATGAACGTCAACATTCCCCAACTGGCCGACTCGCTGTTTGAGCGGACGACCAACACCAGCTGGGTGGTTGTGTTTAAGTCTCTCATCACGACACACCACCTCATGGTCTACGGCAACGAG cgTTTTGTTCAGTACTTGGCTTCAAGGAATACACTTTTCAACCTCAGTAATTTTTTGGACAAAAGTGGGCTACAAG GTTACGACATGTCCACGTTTATCAGGAGATACAGTCGATACCTGAATGAGAAAGCTGTTTCATACAGACAGGTGGCTTTTGACTTCACAAAAGTTAAACGAGG CGTGGACGGCGTAATGAGGACCATGAATACAGAGAAGCTGCTGAAGACCATCCCCATCATTCAGAACCAGATGGACGCCCTCCTCGATTTCAAT GTCAATGCCAACGAGCTGACTAATGGAGTCATCAATGCAGCCTTCATGCTCCTCTTCAAAGACTCCATCAGGCTGTTTGCTGCTTATAATGAAGGCATTATTAACCTGCTCG AGAAATACTTTGACATGAAGAAGACTCAGTGTAAAGAAGGTTTGGACATTTATAAGAAGTTTCTCACCCGAATGACTCGGATATCGGAGTTCCTCAAAGTAGCAGAA CAAGTGGGCATCGATCGAGGAGACATTCCAGACCTTTCTCAG TTCACAGTTTGT GCTCCCAGCAGCCTTCTGGAAGCTCTGGAGCAGCACTTGGCCTCTTTAGAGGGCAAGAAGGTCAAAGACTCCACCGCAGCCAGCAG ggcCAGCACTCTGTCAAATGCCGTGTCATCGCTGGCCAGCACGGGGATGTCCTTCACTAAAGTAGACGAGCGGGAGAAGCAGGCAGCTCTGGAAGAGGAGCAGGCTCGACTCAAAGCGCTGAAG GAACAGAGGCTCAAGGAACTCTCTAAGAGGCCCTCCTTCGCCACCACCGACACATCACCAATCTCCACCACCGGGGGCACCATCAGCACAGCACCAGCCATCGACCTCTTCTCCACACCCAGCTGCTCTAACGG GGCAGTGAAGATTGAGAGCGACCTCTTTGACCTGCAGTCGACTTTCCAGCCCTCCATGCAGTCAGGCTCGACAGGGCTTCCAGTGGCAACAGCATGGGCAG ATCCTTTCACCTCTGCTGAAGCTGGAGACGATTCCATGCCAAACCTTAACCCTTTCCTCTCAAAACTCGTTGTCGATGCCACTCACTTACCTGTCGTGTCTTCAGACGGTGTTAGCTTTCCCTCTAGGACATCTGGTCATGAAATGTTTGGTG ATCGTTACAATCCCTTTACTGACACAAACTCATCAGTATCAACCAATTACAAACGCACAGTGCGGATAGAACACTCCATCTCAG ACTCCTTCTGTGGTCCAGTGTCCATTGCCCAGCACCTCCCACACCAGGCTCCTTACCCCACTGAGCCCTCTACTGTAGCAGGTCTATTCAGAG GATACTCAACGCCACAGGGCCCTCCTCAGCAGTCTGCAGGGGGACTCCAGGTGGACTTTGAGTCTGTTTTTGGAGCCAAAGCCACAGGCAGCAACAGCCTCAATTCTGATG ATATAGCTGGGAGTATCTTAAAACCTACTCTAGCCGGCTCCAACCTGCAGCCTGGCCAGCTTCCAGACAAGCTGGTTTCAGATGACCTTGACTCTTCCCTGGCTAACCTTGTCGGCA ACCTGGGTATCGGGAATGGCACGATGAAGAA TGACATCCACTGGAGCCAGCCAGGGGAGAAAAGGATGACTGGTGGCACCAACTGGCAGCCCAAAGCGGCCCCATCCACGACCTGGAACCCCGTATCCATG CCTCCTTCAATCATGGCCTTCCCTGCCACCACACCCACAGGCATGATGGGATACGGCATG CCTCCACAAATGGGCTCTATGGGGATGATGAATCCGCCCACCATGATGTACTCGCAGCCTGTGATGAGGCCACCCAACCCTTTCGGCTCTGTGTCGAGCGCTCAG ATGCAGTTCATGTAA
- the picalmb gene encoding phosphatidylinositol binding clathrin assembly protein b isoform X2 — translation MSGQSITDRITAAQHSVTGSAVSKTVCKATTHEVMGPKKKHLDYLIHCTNEMNVNIPQLADSLFERTTNTSWVVVFKSLITTHHLMVYGNERFVQYLASRNTLFNLSNFLDKSGLQGYDMSTFIRRYSRYLNEKAVSYRQVAFDFTKVKRGVDGVMRTMNTEKLLKTIPIIQNQMDALLDFNVNANELTNGVINAAFMLLFKDSIRLFAAYNEGIINLLEKYFDMKKTQCKEGLDIYKKFLTRMTRISEFLKVAEQVGIDRGDIPDLSQFTVCAPSSLLEALEQHLASLEGKKVKDSTAASRASTLSNAVSSLASTGMSFTKVDEREKQAALEEEQARLKALKRLKELSKRPSFATTDTSPISTTGGTISTAPAIDLFSTPSCSNGAVKIESDLFDLQSTFQPSMQSGSTGLPVATAWADPFTSAEAGDDSMPNLNPFLSKLVVDATHLPVVSSDGVSFPSRTSGHEMFGDRYNPFTDTNSSVSTNYKRTVRIEHSISDSFCGPVSIAQHLPHQAPYPTEPSTVAGLFRGYSTPQGPPQQSAGGLQVDFESVFGAKATGSNSLNSDDIAGSILKPTLAGSNLQPGQLPDKLVSDDLDSSLANLVGNLGIGNGTMKNDIHWSQPGEKRMTGGTNWQPKAAPSTTWNPVSMPPSIMAFPATTPTGMMGYGMPPQMGSMGMMNPPTMMYSQPVMRPPNPFGSVSSAQVGAPQSDCSTTLLHNEPSAASSPSSQSPLRAPGQDPFAHLSLKDFL, via the exons ATGTCGGGCCAGAGCATTACGGACCGGATCACCGCAGCCCAGCACAGTGTAACGGGATCCGCCGTGTCGAAAACAGTGTGCAAGGCCACCACACACGAAGTCATGGGCccgaaaaagaaacatttggaCT ATTTAATCCACTGTACCAACGAGATGAACGTCAACATTCCCCAACTGGCCGACTCGCTGTTTGAGCGGACGACCAACACCAGCTGGGTGGTTGTGTTTAAGTCTCTCATCACGACACACCACCTCATGGTCTACGGCAACGAG cgTTTTGTTCAGTACTTGGCTTCAAGGAATACACTTTTCAACCTCAGTAATTTTTTGGACAAAAGTGGGCTACAAG GTTACGACATGTCCACGTTTATCAGGAGATACAGTCGATACCTGAATGAGAAAGCTGTTTCATACAGACAGGTGGCTTTTGACTTCACAAAAGTTAAACGAGG CGTGGACGGCGTAATGAGGACCATGAATACAGAGAAGCTGCTGAAGACCATCCCCATCATTCAGAACCAGATGGACGCCCTCCTCGATTTCAAT GTCAATGCCAACGAGCTGACTAATGGAGTCATCAATGCAGCCTTCATGCTCCTCTTCAAAGACTCCATCAGGCTGTTTGCTGCTTATAATGAAGGCATTATTAACCTGCTCG AGAAATACTTTGACATGAAGAAGACTCAGTGTAAAGAAGGTTTGGACATTTATAAGAAGTTTCTCACCCGAATGACTCGGATATCGGAGTTCCTCAAAGTAGCAGAA CAAGTGGGCATCGATCGAGGAGACATTCCAGACCTTTCTCAG TTCACAGTTTGT GCTCCCAGCAGCCTTCTGGAAGCTCTGGAGCAGCACTTGGCCTCTTTAGAGGGCAAGAAGGTCAAAGACTCCACCGCAGCCAGCAG ggcCAGCACTCTGTCAAATGCCGTGTCATCGCTGGCCAGCACGGGGATGTCCTTCACTAAAGTAGACGAGCGGGAGAAGCAGGCAGCTCTGGAAGAGGAGCAGGCTCGACTCAAAGCGCTGAAG AGGCTCAAGGAACTCTCTAAGAGGCCCTCCTTCGCCACCACCGACACATCACCAATCTCCACCACCGGGGGCACCATCAGCACAGCACCAGCCATCGACCTCTTCTCCACACCCAGCTGCTCTAACGG GGCAGTGAAGATTGAGAGCGACCTCTTTGACCTGCAGTCGACTTTCCAGCCCTCCATGCAGTCAGGCTCGACAGGGCTTCCAGTGGCAACAGCATGGGCAG ATCCTTTCACCTCTGCTGAAGCTGGAGACGATTCCATGCCAAACCTTAACCCTTTCCTCTCAAAACTCGTTGTCGATGCCACTCACTTACCTGTCGTGTCTTCAGACGGTGTTAGCTTTCCCTCTAGGACATCTGGTCATGAAATGTTTGGTG ATCGTTACAATCCCTTTACTGACACAAACTCATCAGTATCAACCAATTACAAACGCACAGTGCGGATAGAACACTCCATCTCAG ACTCCTTCTGTGGTCCAGTGTCCATTGCCCAGCACCTCCCACACCAGGCTCCTTACCCCACTGAGCCCTCTACTGTAGCAGGTCTATTCAGAG GATACTCAACGCCACAGGGCCCTCCTCAGCAGTCTGCAGGGGGACTCCAGGTGGACTTTGAGTCTGTTTTTGGAGCCAAAGCCACAGGCAGCAACAGCCTCAATTCTGATG ATATAGCTGGGAGTATCTTAAAACCTACTCTAGCCGGCTCCAACCTGCAGCCTGGCCAGCTTCCAGACAAGCTGGTTTCAGATGACCTTGACTCTTCCCTGGCTAACCTTGTCGGCA ACCTGGGTATCGGGAATGGCACGATGAAGAA TGACATCCACTGGAGCCAGCCAGGGGAGAAAAGGATGACTGGTGGCACCAACTGGCAGCCCAAAGCGGCCCCATCCACGACCTGGAACCCCGTATCCATG CCTCCTTCAATCATGGCCTTCCCTGCCACCACACCCACAGGCATGATGGGATACGGCATG CCTCCACAAATGGGCTCTATGGGGATGATGAATCCGCCCACCATGATGTACTCGCAGCCTGTGATGAGGCCACCCAACCCTTTCGGCTCTGTGTCGAGCGCTCAGGTGGGTGCACCGCAGTCTGACTGCTCCACCACGCTGCTGCACAATGAA CCCTCCGCAGCCTCTAGTCCTTCCAGCCAGAGTCCTCTCCGAGCCCCTGGACAGGACCCGTTTGCACACCTCTCTCTCAAGGATTTCTTGTAG